From Gimesia panareensis, the proteins below share one genomic window:
- a CDS encoding tetratricopeptide repeat protein, with product MKNTAVEGLSFVVVCLIMLSGCREEPLSGPTAISTPHSFQSEEEAFEHYLKAAEGGHAKAQYIIAYRYYTGDGVEQDYKQALKWFRKAAEQGVAAAQYNLGAMYANGEGVEQDQKQALEWFRKAAEQGDAEAQINLAYMYDGGVGTEQDRLQAVKWFRKAAEQGNAEAQTNLGTMYASGEGVKQDNQQALEWFHKAVEQGNADAQFSLGLMYFNGNGVKQDPEQAVKWFRKAAEQGDADSQYNLGVMYEDGEGIEQSHKQALEWFRKAARQGHEIAIQTLNDFGESL from the coding sequence ATGAAAAATACTGCAGTTGAAGGGCTCTCATTTGTTGTCGTTTGTTTGATCATGTTGAGTGGTTGTCGCGAAGAACCACTCAGCGGCCCGACAGCGATATCGACTCCCCACTCATTTCAATCAGAGGAAGAAGCGTTTGAGCACTATCTGAAAGCTGCTGAAGGCGGGCATGCCAAGGCGCAATACATTATTGCTTACAGGTATTACACTGGTGATGGCGTCGAGCAGGATTACAAACAGGCGCTGAAGTGGTTTCGCAAAGCTGCCGAACAGGGAGTCGCTGCCGCACAATACAACCTGGGAGCCATGTATGCGAATGGAGAGGGCGTTGAACAGGATCAAAAACAAGCCCTGGAGTGGTTTCGCAAAGCCGCTGAACAGGGTGATGCTGAGGCACAAATTAATTTAGCATACATGTATGACGGTGGAGTGGGGACTGAGCAGGATCGGCTTCAAGCGGTAAAGTGGTTCCGCAAAGCTGCCGAACAGGGAAATGCTGAGGCACAAACCAACCTGGGAACCATGTATGCTTCTGGTGAAGGTGTTAAGCAGGATAATCAGCAGGCGTTGGAATGGTTTCACAAAGCTGTGGAACAGGGAAACGCTGATGCCCAATTCAGCCTGGGGCTCATGTATTTTAATGGTAACGGCGTTAAGCAGGACCCAGAGCAGGCAGTAAAGTGGTTCCGTAAAGCTGCTGAACAGGGAGATGCTGATTCCCAATATAATTTAGGTGTCATGTATGAAGATGGCGAGGGGATCGAGCAAAGCCACAAGCAGGCGCTGGAGTGGTTTCGTAAAGCGGCCCGACAGGGGCACGAAATCGCCATACAAACTTTGAATGACTTTGGAGAATCTCTCTAG
- a CDS encoding UvrB/UvrC motif-containing protein has product MKKCKVCNKPAVYHLTEIQNGEAQALHFCEEHFQEYISGQTSQEEWEPQDDATLIELNSQEIQLDEELECPNCGITFQEFRSEGRLGCPHDYIAFREPLIQLLENIHGECVHIGKFPKRAPTSSQQQYNLIKLRRELTAAIAEENYEVAASLRDEISKLEQEEQEQSESDSSTE; this is encoded by the coding sequence ATGAAAAAATGTAAAGTCTGTAATAAGCCGGCAGTGTATCACCTGACCGAAATTCAGAATGGAGAAGCCCAGGCGCTGCATTTCTGTGAAGAGCATTTCCAGGAATACATCAGCGGACAGACATCCCAGGAAGAATGGGAACCGCAGGATGACGCTACGTTGATCGAACTCAATTCCCAGGAAATCCAGCTGGACGAAGAACTGGAATGCCCCAATTGCGGGATCACGTTTCAAGAATTCCGCAGTGAAGGGCGGCTGGGCTGTCCGCATGACTATATTGCCTTTCGCGAACCGCTGATCCAGCTGCTGGAAAACATTCACGGCGAGTGCGTGCACATTGGCAAATTTCCCAAGCGGGCACCGACTTCCAGCCAGCAGCAGTACAACCTGATTAAACTCCGCCGGGAATTGACCGCAGCGATTGCGGAAGAAAACTACGAAGTGGCGGCTTCGCTGCGGGACGAGATTTCCAAGCTGGAACAGGAAGAGCAGGAGCAGTCCGAATCGGACAGTTCGACGGAGTAG
- a CDS encoding PEP/pyruvate-binding domain-containing protein, with product MPRLIYRLSELNASQVAEAGGKGASLGELIQAHAPVPPGFVVSSCAFRDCFFQGDLKQAVLDVIRRLNADQLELAQARAEIQDCFEGIAFPDEIKAAVQEAAAELQSARVSVRSSATCEDSATSAWAGQLETYLDVSPGEITERIRDCWLSLFSESALAYGATHGYASGEIAVAVVVQQMVDSEISGIGFSVHPVTQEPDIHLIEACLGLGEAIVSGRIVPDQFIVQRGSRQILESIIGEQKEALWLGNGTAKPVWEQLDGRGSQPKISADQVTEFAGILSRLHDHYGHPIDTEWAIENGQFQILQARPITTLAAEYDQPLIDPGFEWQFCVRRPFFLLAGSILPYWMDAKHADNTLGTHLNEALLIQDETGMMNVFYPKRSADAFLERIGDLFQNDREELLRILRYGLGIYAQGPAVIKQGLSGFENLTELEDFFADVAQHTTVFPAWVLIYIEQEGIDDPEVRGLAEQIRSHSLYPVIERQILEPLAIQTAEQLGLAEPERACDLFLWSELKAGTVTRELLESRLQSVEAGQRYIFQVNAGAESFQLVSQTGYLLTRLAKQRRRLSVSDTGELTGQVAWPGIFRGRARVVLSMDSQGFTVREDEVLVSIQSSPALLPLMQSCGAIVTDDGGIACHAAILARELKKPTLIGTGKATKTIRDGDLIEIDTYAQVVRILEQAE from the coding sequence ATGCCGAGGCTGATTTATCGACTGTCCGAACTCAATGCGTCCCAGGTCGCGGAAGCGGGGGGCAAAGGAGCGTCGCTGGGAGAGCTGATCCAGGCACACGCCCCGGTTCCGCCCGGTTTCGTGGTCTCCAGCTGTGCGTTCCGGGACTGCTTTTTCCAGGGAGATCTGAAGCAGGCGGTTCTGGATGTCATTCGCCGATTGAATGCGGACCAGCTGGAACTGGCACAGGCCCGCGCTGAGATTCAAGACTGCTTCGAAGGAATTGCGTTCCCGGATGAGATCAAAGCCGCAGTGCAGGAGGCGGCCGCGGAACTGCAGTCCGCACGCGTCTCGGTGCGCTCCAGTGCCACCTGTGAAGACAGTGCCACCAGCGCCTGGGCGGGACAGCTGGAAACCTATCTGGATGTGTCTCCGGGGGAAATTACAGAACGCATCCGGGACTGCTGGCTCTCTCTGTTCAGCGAATCGGCGCTGGCCTATGGCGCGACGCACGGCTACGCTTCTGGTGAGATCGCGGTGGCAGTCGTCGTGCAGCAGATGGTCGACAGCGAAATCTCGGGCATTGGCTTCTCGGTGCACCCGGTCACTCAGGAGCCCGATATTCATTTGATTGAAGCCTGCCTGGGGCTGGGAGAAGCGATCGTTTCCGGGAGGATTGTTCCGGATCAGTTCATCGTGCAGCGCGGCTCCCGGCAGATTCTGGAGTCGATCATCGGTGAGCAGAAAGAGGCGCTCTGGCTGGGGAACGGTACCGCTAAACCGGTCTGGGAGCAACTGGACGGTCGCGGCAGTCAGCCCAAAATCAGCGCAGACCAGGTGACGGAGTTTGCCGGGATCCTGTCCCGTCTGCACGACCACTACGGACACCCCATCGATACGGAATGGGCCATCGAGAACGGACAGTTTCAGATTCTGCAGGCCCGGCCGATCACGACACTCGCCGCGGAATATGATCAGCCGCTGATTGATCCCGGCTTCGAATGGCAGTTCTGTGTGCGGCGGCCGTTTTTCCTGTTGGCGGGCTCCATTCTGCCTTACTGGATGGATGCGAAGCACGCGGACAATACCCTGGGAACGCATTTGAATGAAGCGCTGCTGATTCAGGATGAAACGGGGATGATGAACGTGTTTTATCCGAAGCGGTCTGCAGATGCCTTTCTGGAGCGGATCGGTGATCTGTTTCAGAACGACCGGGAGGAACTGCTCCGCATCTTGCGTTACGGTCTGGGTATTTATGCTCAGGGACCCGCGGTGATCAAGCAGGGTTTGAGCGGATTTGAGAATCTGACCGAACTGGAAGACTTCTTTGCCGATGTCGCACAGCATACGACGGTCTTCCCCGCCTGGGTATTGATTTATATCGAACAGGAAGGAATTGACGACCCGGAAGTTCGCGGGCTGGCGGAGCAGATTCGCTCTCATTCCCTGTATCCGGTTATCGAACGACAGATCCTGGAGCCTCTGGCGATACAGACTGCGGAGCAACTGGGGTTAGCAGAACCGGAACGCGCCTGCGATCTGTTTTTATGGAGCGAACTGAAAGCGGGGACTGTCACCCGGGAACTGCTGGAATCGCGCCTGCAGTCCGTGGAAGCCGGCCAGCGTTACATTTTTCAGGTGAATGCGGGGGCAGAAAGTTTTCAACTGGTTTCGCAGACCGGTTATTTACTAACCCGACTGGCGAAACAGCGTCGGCGTTTGTCTGTCAGCGATACGGGCGAATTGACAGGACAGGTCGCCTGGCCGGGAATCTTCCGCGGCCGGGCCCGGGTGGTGCTCAGCATGGATTCACAAGGGTTTACGGTCAGGGAAGACGAAGTGCTGGTCTCGATTCAGTCCAGTCCCGCCCTGCTCCCCCTGATGCAGTCCTGCGGCGCGATCGTCACCGATGACGGCGGCATCGCCTGCCATGCAGCGATCCTGGCCCGCGAACTCAAAAAGCCAACTCTGATCGGCACCGGCAAGGCCACGAAAACGATCCGTGACGGCGACCTGATCGAGATCGACACTTACGCCCAGGTGGTACGGATCCTGGAACAGGCAGAATAA